The following proteins are co-located in the Pyrobaculum calidifontis JCM 11548 genome:
- a CDS encoding isocitrate/isopropylmalate dehydrogenase family protein, with translation MPYKVLVIPGDGIGPEVVEAAMYVVNAAAAKFGVELEVKTAEAGDAALRKYGVAMPPETLKLADAADVIFKGPIGESAYDVTSLIRMRYTLYANIRPVKDLPGVPAVKPIDCVFVRENVEDVYVGAEYKVGDVAIALKVITGQGTRRVARVARRYAEARKRRVTIVHKANVLRVVDGFFRDVALEELRGLEVDQMYVDAAAMELVRNPSRFDVVLTTNQYGDILTDLAAQVAGGIGLAPSGNIGDNKAMFEPVHGAAFDIAGKGVANPIATILSAAMMFEWLGRRDAAEAIRAAVEKSIEAGYKTPDIGGKYSTKEVGKYIASIL, from the coding sequence ATGCCGTATAAGGTGTTGGTCATACCGGGGGACGGCATAGGCCCGGAGGTGGTGGAGGCGGCCATGTACGTGGTAAACGCCGCCGCGGCCAAGTTCGGCGTGGAGCTTGAGGTGAAGACCGCGGAGGCTGGGGACGCGGCTTTGCGTAAATACGGCGTGGCCATGCCGCCGGAGACTTTGAAGCTGGCCGACGCCGCCGACGTAATTTTCAAGGGCCCCATTGGGGAGTCTGCGTACGACGTGACGTCGCTTATTAGGATGAGGTACACCCTCTACGCCAATATTAGGCCTGTGAAAGATCTGCCCGGCGTGCCCGCCGTTAAGCCCATAGACTGCGTCTTTGTGCGAGAGAACGTGGAAGACGTATATGTGGGGGCCGAGTACAAGGTGGGAGACGTGGCCATCGCACTGAAGGTCATCACGGGGCAGGGGACGAGGCGCGTGGCGAGGGTGGCTAGGCGCTACGCCGAGGCTAGGAAGAGGAGGGTAACGATTGTCCACAAGGCCAATGTGTTGAGGGTGGTGGATGGCTTCTTCAGAGATGTGGCCCTCGAGGAGCTCAGGGGGCTGGAGGTGGACCAGATGTACGTCGACGCCGCGGCGATGGAGCTCGTGAGAAACCCCTCCCGCTTCGACGTAGTCCTCACCACTAATCAATACGGCGACATTTTGACAGACTTGGCGGCGCAGGTGGCCGGCGGCATTGGCCTAGCCCCCAGCGGCAACATAGGCGACAACAAGGCCATGTTTGAGCCTGTACACGGCGCTGCTTTCGACATCGCGGGGAAGGGCGTGGCGAACCCCATAGCCACTATACTGTCGGCGGCCATGATGTTCGAGTGGCTGGGCAGAAGAGACGCCGCCGAGGCAATTAGAGCCGCCGTAGAAAAATCTATAGAGGCCGGCTATAAAACTCCAGACATAGGCGGCAAGTATAGTACAAAAGAAGTGGGAAAGTATATAGCTTCAATCCTTTGA
- a CDS encoding 3-isopropylmalate dehydratase small subunit, producing the protein MLIRGRAIVYGDKIDTDVIIPAKYLVYTDPAILGQHAMEPIDPEFPKKAKGAILVAGRAFGMGSSREQAAIALKGAGVLAVVAESFARIFYRNAINVGLPVLQAPGVRAKVREGDELEVDLTGGVVRNLTTGEAIQGKPLAGLPLEILKAGGLLQYLKNRA; encoded by the coding sequence ATGCTCATAAGAGGGAGGGCAATAGTCTACGGAGACAAGATAGACACAGACGTCATAATACCGGCCAAGTACCTCGTGTACACAGACCCCGCCATCTTGGGCCAACACGCCATGGAGCCCATAGACCCCGAGTTCCCCAAAAAGGCCAAGGGCGCCATACTTGTGGCGGGCAGAGCCTTTGGCATGGGCTCTTCGCGCGAGCAGGCAGCCATAGCGCTGAAAGGCGCCGGCGTCTTGGCAGTGGTTGCGGAGTCCTTCGCCCGCATATTCTACCGCAACGCGATAAACGTGGGCCTCCCCGTCCTCCAAGCGCCAGGCGTGAGGGCTAAAGTGAGAGAAGGCGACGAGCTCGAGGTAGACCTCACGGGGGGCGTCGTGAGGAATTTAACCACGGGCGAGGCAATACAGGGAAAGCCCCTAGCCGGCCTCCCCCTAGAAATCCTAAAGGCGGGCGGCCTATTGCAGTACCTCAAAAATAGGGCCTAG
- a CDS encoding homocitrate synthase family protein, producing MVKIFDTTLRDGEQMPGVALTPEEKLQIALALDEAGVDMIEAGFAAVSKEEAAAVRQIAREVSRAEVVSLARMTKSDVDAAVAADVDVVHVFIATSDVHMKYKLGMTREQVIRAVEEVIPYAKSHGVRVLFSAEDATRSDLDFLVEVYKTAIEAGADEINVPDTVGVMTPSRIAFLVKFLRERLPPVPMHVHCHDDFGMAVANTITAIEAGADVAQVVVNNFGERAGNAALEEVVAALHFLLGYKTNVRLEMLYELSRLVSRLFGVPVPPNKAVVGDNAFSHEAGIHVHGVLNNPFTYEPMTPEAVGNRRRIVLGKHSGRHAVVWALKNIGVEPHDELVNYVLEQVKELAVRKVRIDEEVLREVVHAYMRASSRPYAV from the coding sequence GTGGTGAAAATCTTCGACACCACTCTTAGAGATGGCGAGCAGATGCCTGGGGTCGCCCTGACGCCCGAGGAAAAGTTGCAAATTGCCCTGGCCCTCGACGAGGCGGGGGTAGACATGATTGAGGCCGGCTTCGCCGCTGTGTCGAAGGAGGAGGCGGCGGCCGTTAGGCAGATCGCCAGGGAGGTGTCTAGGGCGGAGGTGGTGAGCCTCGCGCGTATGACTAAGTCTGACGTAGATGCGGCTGTGGCCGCCGACGTGGATGTGGTGCACGTGTTTATAGCCACGTCCGACGTCCACATGAAGTACAAGTTGGGCATGACAAGGGAGCAGGTTATAAGGGCTGTGGAGGAGGTGATCCCCTACGCCAAGTCCCACGGGGTGAGAGTTCTCTTCAGCGCGGAGGACGCCACTAGGAGCGACTTGGACTTCTTAGTCGAGGTGTATAAGACGGCCATTGAGGCTGGGGCTGACGAGATAAACGTCCCCGACACGGTGGGGGTCATGACGCCGAGCAGAATTGCGTTTCTGGTGAAGTTCCTAAGGGAGAGGTTGCCCCCGGTCCCCATGCACGTGCACTGCCACGACGACTTCGGCATGGCCGTGGCCAACACTATAACGGCCATCGAGGCGGGCGCTGACGTGGCGCAGGTGGTGGTGAACAACTTTGGGGAGAGGGCGGGCAACGCGGCTTTGGAGGAGGTGGTTGCGGCTCTGCACTTCTTGCTGGGTTATAAGACCAATGTTAGACTTGAGATGTTGTATGAGTTGTCTAGGCTTGTGTCAAGGCTGTTCGGCGTGCCTGTGCCTCCCAACAAGGCGGTGGTGGGGGACAACGCCTTTAGCCACGAGGCCGGGATCCATGTCCACGGGGTTTTGAACAACCCGTTCACATACGAGCCAATGACGCCGGAGGCGGTCGGCAATAGGAGGAGGATTGTCTTGGGGAAGCACTCGGGGAGGCATGCCGTTGTGTGGGCGTTGAAGAACATAGGCGTAGAGCCTCACGACGAGTTGGTGAACTACGTCTTGGAGCAGGTGAAGGAGCTCGCCGTTAGAAAGGTGAGGATAGACGAGGAGGTATTGAGGGAGGTTGTTCATGCTTATATGCGGGCTTCTTCTCGCCCATATGCCGTATAA
- a CDS encoding Glu/Leu/Phe/Val family dehydrogenase, with product MSQNGQFLEYTLQVIRRGVEMGGFPEDFYKLLSRPKRIIQVSIPVKMDNGSYEVFEGYRVQHNDALGPFKGGIRFHPEVTLADDIALAMLMTLKNSLAGLPYGGAKGAVRVDPRRLSRRELEELARGYARAVAPLIGEQLDIPAPDVGTDSQVMAWMVDEYSKLAGRNAPAVFTSKPPELWGNPVREYSTGFGVAVAAREVAKRLWGGIEGKTVAVHGAGNTGAWAAYWLEKMGAKVVAISDTRGTVVNKAGIPGEQILKVYMEKKRDKSATVLALEGEKIADSNASLYQDVDILVPAAIENVVREDNVGLVRARLVVEGANGPTTPGAERRLYERGVVVVPDILANAGGVIMSYLEWVENLQWLFWDEEETRRRLEAIMSNNVARVYARWEKEKSWTMRDAAVVTALERIYNAMKTRGWI from the coding sequence ATGTCGCAAAACGGGCAATTCCTTGAGTATACTTTGCAAGTAATTAGGAGAGGTGTGGAAATGGGCGGATTCCCAGAGGACTTTTACAAACTGTTATCAAGGCCAAAGCGGATAATACAAGTCTCAATACCTGTGAAAATGGACAACGGCAGCTACGAAGTGTTTGAGGGCTACCGTGTTCAACACAACGACGCTCTTGGTCCTTTTAAGGGTGGTATTCGTTTTCACCCGGAGGTGACTTTGGCTGATGATATTGCTCTTGCCATGCTTATGACGCTTAAGAATAGCCTCGCGGGCCTGCCCTACGGCGGGGCTAAGGGGGCTGTGAGAGTGGACCCGCGGAGGCTCTCTAGGCGGGAGCTTGAGGAGTTGGCTAGGGGCTACGCGCGGGCTGTGGCGCCTCTCATAGGCGAACAGTTGGACATCCCAGCCCCAGACGTGGGCACAGACTCCCAGGTAATGGCCTGGATGGTAGACGAGTACTCTAAGCTGGCGGGGAGAAACGCCCCAGCAGTCTTTACCTCAAAGCCCCCCGAGCTCTGGGGAAACCCAGTCAGAGAATACTCCACAGGCTTCGGCGTGGCAGTAGCGGCAAGAGAAGTCGCGAAGAGGCTATGGGGAGGAATAGAGGGAAAAACCGTCGCCGTCCACGGCGCCGGGAATACGGGGGCTTGGGCGGCCTATTGGCTTGAGAAAATGGGCGCCAAAGTCGTGGCCATTTCAGACACGAGGGGCACCGTGGTGAACAAGGCGGGCATACCGGGCGAGCAGATCCTCAAGGTCTACATGGAGAAGAAGAGGGACAAAAGCGCCACAGTGCTGGCGTTGGAGGGGGAGAAGATAGCTGACTCCAACGCCTCGCTCTACCAAGACGTGGACATCTTGGTGCCTGCCGCTATTGAGAATGTGGTTAGGGAGGATAATGTGGGGTTGGTTAGGGCTAGGTTGGTGGTGGAGGGGGCTAATGGGCCCACTACCCCTGGGGCTGAGAGGAGGCTGTATGAGAGGGGGGTTGTGGTGGTGCCGGATATCTTGGCTAACGCGGGCGGCGTGATTATGTCTTATCTGGAGTGGGTGGAGAATTTGCAGTGGCTGTTTTGGGACGAGGAGGAGACTAGGAGGAGGCTTGAGGCCATAATGTCCAACAACGTGGCTAGAGTATACGCCAGGTGGGAGAAGGAGAAGAGCTGGACCATGAGAGACGCAGCAGTAGTCACAGCCCTAGAAAGAATATACAACGCCATGAAGACAAGGGGGTGGATCTAG
- a CDS encoding archaemetzincin family Zn-dependent metalloprotease yields MRLRVFSQPRVPRVEVPEFEVEWLTFDVDTRPFLDPFRVQCRADVAVKALAQGRGVPTVFVLDCDGYYPGLNFVFGLAVPELMTAVVFTARLRGARFEERLAKEITHEAGHLYGLGHCDDPRCVMYFSNSIYDTDRKTPYFCQRCRRQLLRARPYF; encoded by the coding sequence GTGCGTCTTAGGGTGTTCTCCCAGCCCCGGGTTCCCCGCGTGGAGGTCCCCGAGTTTGAGGTAGAGTGGCTCACCTTTGACGTAGATACGCGGCCTTTTCTCGACCCGTTTAGGGTCCAGTGTAGGGCGGACGTGGCGGTTAAGGCGCTGGCGCAGGGGCGGGGCGTGCCGACTGTGTTTGTCCTCGACTGCGACGGCTACTACCCCGGCCTCAACTTTGTCTTCGGCCTGGCTGTGCCCGAGCTTATGACTGCGGTGGTCTTCACGGCGAGGCTCCGGGGCGCGAGGTTTGAGGAGAGGCTGGCGAAGGAGATTACCCACGAGGCGGGGCATCTCTACGGCTTAGGCCACTGCGACGACCCCCGTTGCGTCATGTACTTCAGCAATTCCATCTATGACACTGATAGGAAAACGCCGTATTTCTGCCAGCGTTGTAGGCGCCAGCTCCTCCGCGCTAGGCCCTATTTTTGA
- a CDS encoding molybdopterin-dependent oxidoreductase — protein sequence MNRRTYIKALAAAASLGVFLWGYWPVIDKIISPKRQPYGPDSQAGKNVRYVHSVCLGCNVRCGIRARIVNYNGVEVIERIEGNPYHLYNRAVSVDKQVKRYEPLPYSTPVKEALEKWSGTLCPKGVDGIHYVYDPYRVLKPLKRAGPRGSGKWKEITWEQLIDEVVNGGVIEETGERLPGLKEFFVYGKLREAGFDPNAVLSEMKKDVDNILSIARDPKTTYDDVVKAIEEFKAKWQQRLGERGLKLEDVLIDPDRPDLGTKANQVMYLRGRGQSNTDDFSQRWIYAFGSVNWTRHTSACQLGYYTANRIWAGYTDLQGDAMGAKVIIGAGWSMGRLHPGATGQGFIIERACEGELKLYYVNPVAPRTTCRDNIVWVPVKPGEDAALAFAVIRWIIENKRYNEEFLSIPNSASAKKLGYPVNTNATWLVIAEGSRFGEFLKARDVGIENSDKPVVWTGEKFATYDSVDKANLYYVGKVTLPNGETVTVKTAFMILRDEAFGKSFEEWLAIASPYAVGTPEFADYVKVVEQMAKDFADAAPAASTIVHRGAGMHPNGEYIVWAYRMLDTLVGNFHRKGGILGRPSTTSYNNYVYDAGTSGFGEPVRWGPPIDRHGYAYENTLEYWLRVKKALKEGKTGEEAVRAAYPTKRPWYPHTPEESYTEIFAGIAEGYPYKIGALIMFYANPVLSANYGVKFVEVLRDPAKVPLFIAITTTINETMMYADYIVPDTTYLETGTMGVQYLYATGGGVVRAEGWRSPVIMPLTQRIGDCPNGHPRYASFWEFFIDVAKKLGMPGFGDKAIPGAKGKKY from the coding sequence ATGAATAGGCGGACATATATAAAGGCCCTAGCCGCCGCGGCGTCGCTCGGCGTATTCCTCTGGGGATACTGGCCAGTGATAGATAAAATCATTAGCCCCAAGCGCCAGCCCTACGGGCCTGACTCACAAGCCGGCAAAAACGTAAGATATGTACACTCCGTGTGTCTAGGTTGCAACGTCCGCTGCGGCATCAGAGCTAGAATTGTGAACTACAACGGCGTGGAGGTGATCGAGAGAATTGAGGGCAACCCGTACCACTTGTATAACAGGGCTGTCTCGGTAGACAAACAAGTGAAGAGGTACGAACCACTGCCCTACAGCACGCCCGTGAAAGAGGCGTTGGAGAAGTGGAGCGGCACGCTATGTCCAAAGGGCGTAGATGGCATCCACTACGTGTACGACCCCTACAGAGTGTTAAAGCCGCTTAAGAGGGCGGGGCCGAGGGGTAGCGGAAAGTGGAAGGAGATCACGTGGGAGCAGTTGATAGACGAGGTAGTCAACGGCGGCGTAATAGAGGAGACTGGGGAGAGACTGCCTGGGCTAAAGGAGTTCTTTGTCTACGGCAAGTTGAGGGAGGCCGGGTTTGACCCCAACGCCGTACTCAGCGAAATGAAGAAGGACGTGGACAACATCTTAAGCATCGCCAGGGATCCCAAGACGACGTACGACGACGTGGTTAAGGCCATTGAGGAGTTTAAGGCCAAGTGGCAGCAACGCCTCGGCGAGAGGGGGCTGAAGCTCGAGGACGTGTTAATTGACCCAGATAGGCCCGACTTAGGCACAAAGGCTAACCAAGTGATGTACCTGAGGGGTCGCGGCCAGTCTAACACCGACGACTTTTCACAACGCTGGATATACGCATTTGGCAGTGTAAACTGGACTAGGCACACCTCTGCATGTCAGCTCGGATACTACACGGCAAATAGAATCTGGGCTGGCTATACTGACTTACAGGGAGACGCCATGGGCGCGAAGGTGATCATAGGCGCTGGGTGGTCTATGGGGAGACTTCACCCCGGCGCAACTGGGCAAGGATTTATCATTGAGAGAGCGTGCGAAGGTGAGCTGAAGTTGTACTACGTGAACCCGGTGGCGCCTAGAACCACGTGTAGAGACAACATCGTGTGGGTGCCCGTTAAGCCTGGCGAAGACGCCGCGCTGGCCTTTGCCGTAATTAGGTGGATAATTGAAAACAAGCGCTACAACGAGGAGTTTCTGTCTATACCTAACTCCGCCTCGGCGAAGAAGCTGGGCTACCCCGTTAACACCAACGCCACGTGGCTAGTGATAGCGGAGGGTAGCCGCTTCGGCGAATTCCTAAAGGCCAGAGACGTAGGCATCGAAAACTCCGACAAGCCCGTGGTGTGGACTGGGGAGAAGTTTGCCACATACGACTCTGTGGACAAGGCCAACCTCTACTACGTGGGTAAAGTGACGCTCCCCAACGGCGAGACTGTCACTGTGAAGACGGCCTTCATGATTCTGCGCGACGAGGCCTTCGGCAAGTCGTTTGAGGAGTGGCTTGCCATAGCTAGCCCCTACGCTGTGGGGACGCCAGAGTTTGCCGATTACGTCAAAGTAGTTGAACAAATGGCTAAGGACTTCGCCGATGCTGCACCAGCGGCGTCGACGATTGTCCACAGAGGCGCCGGCATGCACCCCAATGGAGAGTACATAGTCTGGGCCTATAGGATGTTAGATACTTTAGTAGGGAATTTCCACAGAAAAGGCGGCATATTGGGTCGCCCGTCAACTACGTCGTATAATAACTATGTTTATGACGCAGGAACTTCTGGCTTTGGCGAGCCCGTGAGGTGGGGGCCGCCAATTGATAGACATGGATATGCCTATGAGAATACGTTGGAGTACTGGCTGAGGGTCAAGAAGGCCCTTAAGGAGGGTAAGACTGGCGAGGAGGCCGTAAGGGCTGCGTATCCCACTAAGAGGCCGTGGTATCCGCACACGCCTGAGGAGAGCTACACAGAGATCTTCGCCGGCATTGCAGAGGGCTATCCCTACAAGATAGGCGCCTTAATTATGTTCTATGCGAATCCTGTACTTTCGGCAAACTACGGCGTTAAATTTGTGGAAGTGTTGAGAGACCCGGCCAAGGTGCCGCTCTTTATCGCCATAACTACCACCATCAACGAGACCATGATGTACGCCGACTACATTGTACCCGACACGACGTATCTCGAGACGGGCACCATGGGCGTACAGTACCTCTATGCAACTGGCGGCGGCGTAGTCCGCGCAGAGGGCTGGCGCTCGCCAGTGATAATGCCGTTGACGCAACGCATAGGCGACTGTCCCAACGGCCACCCGAGGTACGCCAGCTTCTGGGAGTTCTTCATTGATGTGGCTAAGAAGCTGGGTATGCCGGGCTTCGGCGATAAGGCAATTCCGGGCGCAAAGGGGAAGAAGTACTAG
- a CDS encoding molecular chaperone TorD family protein translates to MNERASLYLSLVLNLLGKMRNLFTLDNCDIKKLKASKLRKDYDAVTRSLLPRALAEFYNNYGFEAREEPDHLVTMLAFMAQLARDESQESLKAQLRFLNSHLIPTVKYGVEACPSLKALLEILEADAEEVKKRLHV, encoded by the coding sequence GTGAACGAGAGAGCTAGCCTATATCTCTCCCTGGTGTTAAATCTGCTCGGGAAAATGCGCAACTTGTTTACCTTGGACAACTGCGACATCAAAAAGCTTAAGGCTTCTAAACTGCGGAAGGACTACGACGCAGTGACACGGAGCTTACTGCCGCGGGCGTTGGCGGAGTTTTACAACAACTACGGCTTTGAGGCTCGGGAGGAGCCCGACCACTTGGTGACTATGCTCGCCTTCATGGCCCAACTCGCGCGCGACGAAAGTCAGGAGTCTCTTAAGGCCCAGTTGAGGTTTTTAAACTCGCATTTAATACCCACGGTAAAATACGGCGTAGAAGCGTGCCCAAGTCTGAAGGCGCTTCTTGAAATCTTAGAGGCCGACGCAGAGGAGGTCAAAAAGAGGCTCCATGTCTGA
- a CDS encoding molybdopterin dinucleotide binding domain-containing protein — protein MRIYANAALHAKDLKLIPENVPDEEVKYVEDNYPIARFKDILPSDEWRYVAYGLARGGVFTKYDDSFDERGISKRGVPGRGTLYLWSEDVAKTRNSVTGEKFWGGPKYFPIATYAPAGPAFQKVDKWLSGTPLRQLYPPSEWPFMVVFYTGPLFTKHRSQFYYWVKQVAPENFVLINPVDAAKLGIETGDVVRVETPAGFFEAPAVVEATVAPGVIVVPYGMGRWADTVVKKPAYFALKGPLAKFVEELPDRVEIPEDAVNPVKNLPDLVKKILFTKSPADYYNGLAVDEWRFNGITPNVAEMLDPSLGEWPLLSWLGASQAYFDTPAKVSKTGKRHEFKVPYIVW, from the coding sequence ATGCGGATATACGCAAACGCCGCACTCCACGCCAAGGACCTCAAGTTGATTCCGGAGAATGTGCCAGACGAAGAGGTGAAATACGTGGAGGACAACTACCCAATTGCCCGCTTTAAGGACATCCTGCCGTCTGATGAGTGGAGGTACGTGGCCTACGGCCTAGCCCGCGGCGGAGTATTTACGAAGTACGATGACTCCTTTGACGAAAGGGGCATTTCTAAGAGGGGCGTGCCCGGCAGAGGCACACTATATCTGTGGAGCGAAGACGTTGCAAAGACGAGGAACAGCGTAACTGGCGAAAAGTTCTGGGGTGGGCCTAAGTACTTCCCCATTGCCACCTACGCGCCGGCAGGACCCGCCTTCCAGAAAGTGGACAAGTGGCTGTCTGGAACTCCGCTGAGGCAACTATATCCGCCGAGCGAGTGGCCGTTTATGGTCGTATTCTACACAGGCCCGCTGTTTACTAAGCACCGTAGCCAGTTCTACTACTGGGTGAAGCAGGTGGCGCCTGAGAACTTCGTGCTTATCAACCCGGTGGATGCGGCTAAGTTGGGCATAGAGACTGGCGACGTGGTGCGGGTTGAGACGCCGGCGGGCTTCTTCGAGGCGCCAGCCGTGGTGGAGGCGACGGTGGCGCCCGGCGTCATAGTGGTGCCGTATGGAATGGGCAGGTGGGCCGACACTGTGGTAAAGAAGCCCGCCTACTTTGCGCTGAAGGGCCCGTTGGCGAAGTTTGTGGAAGAGCTTCCAGACCGCGTGGAGATTCCAGAAGACGCGGTAAACCCAGTCAAGAACTTGCCCGACTTAGTTAAGAAGATCCTGTTTACCAAGAGCCCCGCCGACTACTACAACGGCCTCGCCGTAGATGAGTGGAGGTTTAATGGAATTACGCCAAATGTGGCCGAGATGTTGGACCCGTCGTTGGGAGAGTGGCCTCTCTTGAGCTGGCTGGGCGCATCGCAGGCATATTTCGACACTCCGGCCAAGGTCAGCAAGACTGGCAAGAGGCACGAGTTCAAGGTGCCGTACATCGTCTGGTAA
- a CDS encoding 4Fe-4S dicluster domain-containing protein yields the protein MSVQVSRREVLKAAAATALVAIIPAAKAETQQKRRWAMFIDVSKCYGCYACMTACAAENNVPIGVFRTWIERWATKGGTVIFVPKQCNHCENAPCVKPCPTGATYKTEDGLVLVNDDLCIGCGACIQACPYGARFYNPIKGVVDKCTFCSHRIYQGKLPACVETCPTGARVFGDLNDPESPVSKLATQAGVQRLKVQTGAEPMIFYKDLPAEAGL from the coding sequence GTGTCTGTCCAAGTCTCTAGGCGTGAGGTTCTAAAGGCCGCGGCCGCCACCGCGCTTGTCGCGATTATCCCAGCGGCTAAGGCAGAGACGCAGCAGAAGAGGAGGTGGGCCATGTTCATCGACGTCAGCAAGTGCTACGGCTGTTATGCATGTATGACCGCGTGTGCCGCAGAGAACAACGTCCCTATCGGCGTATTTAGGACTTGGATAGAGAGGTGGGCCACGAAGGGCGGCACTGTGATATTTGTGCCAAAGCAGTGCAACCACTGTGAAAATGCCCCATGTGTAAAACCCTGCCCAACGGGAGCTACTTATAAGACGGAGGATGGGCTGGTGTTGGTAAACGACGACTTGTGTATTGGGTGCGGCGCTTGTATACAGGCGTGCCCCTACGGGGCGAGGTTTTACAACCCCATAAAGGGCGTGGTGGACAAGTGCACCTTCTGCTCCCACAGAATTTACCAGGGCAAACTCCCCGCCTGTGTGGAGACTTGTCCCACGGGGGCTAGAGTATTCGGCGACTTAAACGACCCCGAGTCCCCTGTCTCTAAGCTTGCAACGCAGGCCGGCGTCCAGAGGCTCAAGGTGCAGACGGGCGCAGAGCCGATGATATTCTACAAGGACCTGCCAGCGGAGGCGGGGCTATGA
- a CDS encoding GltB/FmdC/FwdC-like GXGXG domain-containing protein, with product MCGIVGIYSLDGGSIDFSIVLRGLLAMRERGTPHGAGVAYYRGDGRLLVKAFSRTPVGRYVKITDGFYDVTLENETLDDGFVYLKSRWLDVYKVADWPEGLAARYKLDGVRSPVWLGHTRYPTNSPGRLPLYSHPFAVGEVAIVHNGDLSSYGSHVELINHYVGDGKFTGNDSESIAHLLNYLLQTYDVEEAIRELLYGQRVRWARLDGPYAVAFMVGGPSPYFGAFVDLYHFRPLYVGTDGATLYVASEAAAIKAMSPSARVWALRGGEYIVAHKGEVWGNFKMRYVYPQSPLPPAEGFIDASAFGVTELADVIRREVEKRGQVSVVNVNGHRYLASGLERGVVKMWGVVGNASANVMSGGEVYVYGDVQDDFGDAMNGGVAVIYGNAGDTLGQAKRGGEIYVYGDVGTRAAIQHRGGVMIIGGSAGDFLGEYMGGGTVVVLRVTNDEPVGRYIGSGLVGGKIYIRGDDVPPDFVGLAPSSRRLKRYVEYLYRSGRIGEEEYRRLSLGDFAAAPSHLHKLWGGSLRVEHRHLTEEEVRELAPYVAKFNALFGLNVDISKEVFTVVSRGHDF from the coding sequence ATGTGTGGCATCGTTGGAATATATAGCCTTGACGGAGGATCAATAGACTTCTCAATAGTTCTTCGTGGGCTTCTGGCAATGAGAGAAAGAGGTACTCCTCACGGGGCTGGCGTGGCTTACTACAGAGGTGATGGAAGACTCCTCGTTAAAGCCTTCTCGCGCACGCCTGTTGGCAGATATGTCAAAATTACAGACGGATTTTACGACGTAACTTTGGAAAATGAGACCTTAGACGACGGCTTTGTATACTTAAAGAGTAGGTGGCTTGACGTTTATAAAGTTGCCGATTGGCCGGAGGGCTTGGCTGCTCGCTATAAGCTTGACGGCGTTAGAAGCCCGGTTTGGCTTGGCCACACGCGTTACCCCACTAATAGCCCTGGCAGGCTCCCGCTGTACTCCCATCCCTTTGCCGTGGGGGAGGTGGCCATTGTGCATAACGGTGATTTGTCCTCGTACGGCTCACATGTAGAATTGATCAACCACTACGTAGGGGATGGCAAATTCACTGGAAATGACAGCGAGTCTATTGCGCATCTCCTTAACTATCTTTTACAGACGTATGACGTAGAGGAGGCCATCAGAGAGCTGTTGTACGGACAGCGCGTGAGGTGGGCTAGGCTAGACGGCCCGTACGCCGTGGCGTTTATGGTGGGCGGGCCGAGTCCGTATTTTGGCGCTTTTGTCGATTTGTACCACTTTAGGCCCCTGTACGTAGGGACCGATGGGGCAACGCTCTACGTGGCTAGTGAGGCCGCGGCTATAAAGGCCATGTCGCCGTCTGCGCGGGTTTGGGCCCTTAGAGGTGGTGAGTACATCGTTGCGCATAAGGGCGAGGTCTGGGGCAACTTCAAGATGCGCTATGTTTATCCGCAGTCCCCGCTGCCTCCCGCAGAGGGGTTTATTGACGCGTCGGCCTTCGGCGTGACAGAGCTGGCGGATGTTATAAGGAGGGAGGTGGAAAAGCGGGGACAGGTAAGCGTCGTAAATGTGAACGGCCACAGATATCTCGCCAGTGGGCTCGAAAGAGGGGTGGTTAAGATGTGGGGTGTTGTGGGGAACGCCTCGGCGAATGTGATGAGCGGTGGGGAGGTCTACGTCTATGGAGATGTGCAAGACGACTTTGGAGATGCCATGAACGGCGGCGTGGCTGTAATATACGGCAACGCCGGCGACACCTTGGGACAGGCTAAGCGCGGCGGAGAGATCTACGTCTACGGCGACGTTGGCACAAGGGCCGCCATTCAGCACCGCGGCGGCGTAATGATTATAGGCGGCTCCGCCGGGGATTTCCTGGGGGAGTACATGGGGGGAGGCACCGTCGTCGTACTAAGGGTTACTAACGACGAGCCTGTGGGCAGGTACATCGGAAGCGGGCTGGTGGGAGGGAAGATATACATACGCGGCGACGACGTGCCCCCAGACTTCGTGGGCTTAGCGCCGTCCTCTAGGAGACTTAAGAGGTATGTGGAATACCTATATAGGAGCGGGCGTATAGGCGAAGAGGAGTATAGAAGGCTATCGTTGGGCGACTTCGCGGCCGCGCCTTCCCACCTTCATAAGTTGTGGGGAGGAAGCCTCAGGGTAGAGCATAGGCATTTAACCGAAGAGGAGGTGAGGGAGCTGGCACCGTATGTGGCTAAGTTCAACGCACTTTTTGGCCTCAACGTGGACATCTCTAAGGAGGTCTTCACAGTGGTGAGCAGAGGCCATGATTTCTAA